AAAAAGCCTGCTGACCTTGAAGCACACTTAAAAAACCCTGATTTCTTCGATACTACAAAAAACCCGACTTCAGATTTCAAGATTACCAGCGTAACGGATCTTACCGGAGCCCCTGCAGATGCAGTAGCCGGAGCTAACAAGACCGTAAGCGGAAACCTTACATTATCAGGAAAAACAATGAACGTAACATTCCCTGCAAAAGTAGAAGTTGCTGAAGGGGCAGCCTCTATCCAGGCCAAGTTCACGGTAAACAGAGCCGACTGGGGAATCAAGTTCGGGACTTCCGAAGCGGATCCTGCCGAATGGATGATCAGCAAAGACATCGAAATTGCTGTAGATGTAAAAGCCAAGAAATAATATAATATATTATTGTTAGATAAATCTTCAATGGAGCCGCCTTATTCGTAAGGTGGCTTTTTTGCAAATAGGTGCGGATTTACAGTACAGGATTCAAAGCCGGTTTCTGTAAAAAAGAAATTCAGGGAAACAAAATAAGATGATATTTTTACCTGAAGATGCTTATCGGAAAAGAGAAACAGTTTTTACCGGCAGCAGTTACCTGATATGATAATAAAAGATAATGCGACAGATCATGTCGCATTATCTTTTATTATCATAATTCTTTTTATATTCAGTTTTTATTAATGCTTATCGCGGCAGAATTAATGTTACCGGCTTTCATTAATTATTATAGATACGCCTGATTCTTAAGTATTTTGTGAAATCTTCGTTCGCCTTCTTTAATATTCCGGCATTGGTACCGTAATCAGGCGTAGCTGATCCGGGTTGGGTGATCACCACTTTTATACGGTCATTACTGTTAAAGCGCAGGATGGTACGCGGCAATATAACGGTTTGTAACTGATTGGAGACACCGATATCATAGGGCGTTGCCGTTCCTGACACCGGCGTCCAGGTAGTCCCGTTATCTGCAGACTTCATCACGGTAAACGCAGTATAGGTATAATTTGAATTATCGGCTGTCACACTCCGTAACGGATTGAAACTGAAATTGGCAACGACTACATAATCGCCCGT
The sequence above is a segment of the Chryseobacterium sp. JJR-5R genome. Coding sequences within it:
- a CDS encoding YceI family protein, with amino-acid sequence MKKLSVMALVAVGMLAASCNKDKSADNAKTAQEQTVAESKGEKLMVDAAASVVNWKAFHKGGMAPRWGTLTVQSGDLSVEGGQVTAGNFVIDMNSLKVDPASVTEKDKKPADLEAHLKNPDFFDTTKNPTSDFKITSVTDLTGAPADAVAGANKTVSGNLTLSGKTMNVTFPAKVEVAEGAASIQAKFTVNRADWGIKFGTSEADPAEWMISKDIEIAVDVKAKK